The region CCGAGGGCTGGAGCGCAAACGGCCCCAGCGGAATCCAGCGCACCGCCCCATTCACGTTCTGCCCCAACAGGGGCACCAGCATCAGCGCGATGAAGAAAAAGGCAAAGGTCGTCACCGCGAAGCGCCGGACCCACAGGACCGGCAGCACCGAGACGCCCAGCATCAACAGCAGGGCCAAGGGCACAAAAACAACTTGTCGTTGAACAAAGTGGTAAGTGCCCGCGCCAATACGCCCGGCGGCCGGTGGTCCGGCGGCCAGGATCAGCAAAAGGCCCACCGCCATCAAGACGCTGATCGCCCCCAGCAAGACCCAGTCCACGGTCCACCACCAGCGCCCGAGCAAGCTGGTGTCGAGCCGGGTAAACGACGGGGCGACYGTCGCCCGGGCCGGACGGGCTGGGGTCGGGGCGCCGGGGGCGGGGCAGGGGCGGTGACGACGCGTAAGGTCATGGGCGGCCTCCCGGGGGCGATAGGGCGGCCACCAGCGACCGAAAGACTTCCCCACGATGCTCAAAGCTCTTGAACTGGTCCCACGAGGCACAGGCCGGCGAGAGCAGCACCACGGCCCCCGGTCGTCCTTCCTTCCAGGCCAAGGCGGCCGCCGCGCTCACCGCGCGCTCCAAGGTGCCGCAGCGCTGGGTTGCGACCTTGCCGCGCAGGGTCTCCTCGAACAAGGCGGTGGCGTCGCCAATCAGAAAGGCTTGGCGCAGGCGTCCGAACAAGGGCTCCAGGCTCGTGATGCCGCCCTCCTTCGCTTGGCCGCCGGCGATCCAGTAAATCGTGTCGTAACAGCCCAGGGCCTTCTCTGTGGCATCGGCATTGGTGCCCTTGCTGTCGTTGACAAAGCGCACGCCGCCCAAGGTGGCCACCTGCTCTTGTCGGTGGGGCAGGCCGGGATAGGTGGCCAGGGCCTTGGCGATCGTTCGGGCGTCCACGCCCCGGGCCCGCGCTGCCGCGTAGGCGGCTGCGGCGTTTTGCGCGTTATGGAGGCCGGGAAGGGTCGGCAGGCTGGCGAGATCAAGGATGGGGCGGGGGCGGCCCGTCATGGCATCGACCAACTTGCCCTGGCTCACGCCCACCCCCCCTTGGGGAACGCCCTGGGCCGAGATGGGAATGATCCGGCGCACCGGCGTGCGGGCCAGATCGTCGCGCAGGCGCCGGGACGGCGCGTCATCCACACCGATGATCGCGGTGCGCGGCCGGTCGGCCCCGGCGAAGATGCGCGTCTTGGCTGCAATGTATCCCTCCATACCCCCGTGACGGGCCAAATGATCGGGTGTGATGTTGAGCATCACCGCGACATCGCAATCGAGGGAAGGAGTCAATTCCAGCTGGTACGATGACAGCTCCAGCACGTAGGTGCCGTCGAAGGAAAGCGGTTCCAGGGACAGGGCTGGAATCCCCAGGTTGCCCCCCACCTGCACCGGCAGGCGGGCCTGACGCAGCAGGTGGTCGATCAACGCCGTGGTCGTGGACTTGCCGTTGGTCCCTGTGATGCCGACAAAAAAGCTGTCCCGGCGGGCCCGCATCAACAGTTCGATATCGCAGAACAAGGGCACGCCCCGTTCCCGCGCCAGCGTGGCGACAGGATGGACGCTGGGGTGGGTGTGAGGAATGCCAGGGCTCCAGACGATGCCGCACAGCCCCGGCCAGGGCGAGCGGCGGTCCGTGGTGTCCAGCAGATTGACAAGGGGAATCCCTTCCTGGCGGGCGGCGTCGCGCAAGGAAGCGTTGTCGTCCCAGGCGTGCACCCGCACCCCCGATTTGACGAGGGCGCGTGCCGTGGCCATCCCCGATTTCCCGAGGCCCATGATCGCTAGATCCTGTCCGCCGTAGGCGTCGCTGAGGATCGTCACCGCCGGTCTCCTTAACGCAATTTTAAAGTGGAAAGGCCGACAAGGGCCAAAATCAAGGCGATAATCCAGAAGCGAATCACAATTGTCGGCTCGGCCCAGCCCTTCTTCTCGAAGTGATGGTGCAAAGGAGCCATGCGGAACACACGCTTGCCGGTTAATTTGTAGCTGGTGACCTGCACGATGACCGAAACGGTTTCGAGCACAAACAAGCCACCGACGATCGCCAAGACCATCTCATGCTTGGTTACAACGCTTAAAACGCCCAGCGCTCCCCCCATGGACAAGGAACCGGTGTCGCCCATGAACACCTGGGCCGGGGGCGCGTTAAACCACAAGAACCCCAGCGCCGCCCCCACCAAGGCCCCACAAAACACCGCCAACTCGCCGGTGCCCGGCACGAAATGGATTTGCAGGTAATTCGCGAAGATCATGTTGCCCACCAAGTAGGCTATCAGCATGAACACCCCCGCCGCAATCATCACCGGTACGATGGCCAGACCATCCAGGCCATCGGTCAGGTTGACGGCATTGGAAGCGCCAACCATGACAAACACGGCAAATGGCACATAAAACCAGCCCATCTGAATCAAGATATCCTTGAAAAAGGGCAGGGCGAGAGCGGTGGCCTGGGCTTCCGCCTCCAACGAGACCACCCACAAGGTCACGATCAGCGCCAGGGAGACTTGGCCCAGTATTTTGAGACGACCCGGCAAACCCTTGGAGTTGCGCTTGGTCACCTTCAAAAAGTCATCGGCAAAGCCGATGGCGCCATAGCCCAAGGTCAAGGCCAGGGCCGCCCAGACAAACTGGTTGGACAAGTCGGCCCACAACAAGGTGGCCACCGCCACCCCCAGCAAAATGAGCACCCCGCCCATGGTCGGCGTGCCCTTCTTGGTCAACAGGTGGCTTTCGGGGCCATCGGCCCGGATGGGCTGGCCTTCGTGCTGAACGCGTTTGAGCCAGGCAATCAGCGACGGGCCCAGCAAAAAGGCCACCAGCAACGCGGTGATCACCGCTCCCGCCGCCCGAAACGTCAGGTAGCGAAAGACGTTCAAGGCGCTCAGGTGATCCGCGAAGTCTGACAGATGAAAAAGCATCGGGCGGAGGGTCCGGTTCCTCGAGGTGAGCTCAATGTCCAAGGGGCGCGCCGGCGCCGGTCTCGGGGCGGGAAGGAGCAAGCAAGGCGGCCACAACCCGACCCACCTTGCTGCCATGCGATCCCTTGACCATCACCACATCGCCAGGACGCACCGCGTCCGAAACGATCCGGGCCAGGGCCTCGGCGTCGGGCGCGTGGGCGCCGCGGACCGAGGCCGGCAGGGCCGCATCAAGGTGGGCCATCAGGGGGCCGGCCGTATAAACCAGATCGACACCGCGATCCAGGACCGTGCGGGCAAGTCCGGCATGCAAGGCTGGGGCTTGCGTCCCCAGTTCCAACATGTCTCCCAACACCGCGACCCGACGCCCCCCGGGGCCGGGGCGCGTTTGCGACAAGGCCAGAAGGGCGGCGATCATGCTCTCGGGGCTCGCGTTATAGCTCTCGTCAAGGAGCGTGAGGGAGCCTTCGGCCCTGGAAACGGTGTGGCGCCGCCCGCGCCCGGCCGGAACCTCAAGGCGTGCCAAGGCCCGGGCCGCCCGCGTCGGGTCAAAGCCCAAGGATTGCCCCAGGGCCAAGACGCCCAAGCTGTTGAGGGCCCAGTGCCGCCCCGCCACCGGCAGGGTGTAGGACAGGGCCTCGTCGCCCACCAGGGCCAGGACCACGGTGCCGTCCTTGTCCACCGCGCAATCGAGCAGCCGGGCCTGGGCCCCGATATGCTGGCCAAAGCTGATCACCCGCTCGACGCCCAACCGTCGGGCATGGCGATACAGGCGCTCAAAGTGCCGGATGTCATGGTTGAACACCGCCACGCCTCCGGGCTCCAGTCCCTCCAGGATTTCGGCCTTGGCGTCGGCAATGGCCTCCACGGTGGGAAAGTATTCCAGGTGGGCCGCCGTCACCGTGGTGATGATCACCCCATGCGGTCGGGCCAGCCGGGCCAGGGGRAGCAATCTCGCCAGCATGGTTCATGCCCATCTCGATCACCGCCGCCCCGGCGTCGGCCGGCAGGCGGGCCAGGGTGAGGGGCACGCCGAGATGGTTGTTGAGGTTGCCCTCGGTGGCATGGACGCGGCAACTCTCGCCCAGGGCCAGGGCCAGCATCTCCTTGGTGCCCGTCTTGCCCACCGAGCCCGTCACCCCCACCACGATGCCCTTGAAGCGCTGGCGCGCCGCCCGGGCCAGTTGGGTGAGGCCGGCCACAACGTCCTCGACCACCAAAAGGCGCTCGGGATCAACCCCATCGGGCACCCGCGCCACCAGGGCCGCCACAGCGCCGGCCGCCAGGGCGGCCGCGACAAAGGCGTGCCCATCGGTGCGCTCGCCGGGCAGGGCCACGAACAGGTCGCCCGGGCGGACCTGACGGCTGTCAATGACCACGCCGTGGGCCTTCCACTCGCCAACGGCGGGAAGATCCAGGGCAAGCGCAGCCTCGGGCGCCGTCCACAGGGGAGGGCGGGAGGAAGGGCTCATGCGTCCTCCTTTCGCACCGCGTCCCGGGCGTGCTCGGCGTCGTTGAACGGATGGGTGACGCTCCCGATGGTCTGGCCGGTCTCGTGTCCCTTGCCGGCGATCACCAGCACGTCGCCCGCCGCAAGCCGCGCCACACTCTCGCAGATCGCCCGGCCCCGGTCGCCGATCTCCTGGGCCTGCGGGCAGGCGGCCAGGATCTGGGCGCGAATGGACGCCGGATCCTCGGAGCGCGGGTTGTCGTCGGTGACCACCACCGCGTCGGCCAACTGGGCCGCCAGGGCTCCCATCAAGGGACGTTTGCCCGGGTCCCGGTCCCCGCCGCAGCCAAACACGCAGACCAGCCGCTCGGCGCAATGGGGGCGCAAGGCCTGAAGAACGGTTTCCAGGGCATCGGGGGTGTGGGCATAGTCCACATACACCGTGGCGCCGTTGCGCCGCTGGGCCACCTTTTCCAGACGCCCCGGCACGCCAGGCAGGTGGGCCAGACCCTCCACGGCTCTCTCGAGATAAGAGGCCTCTGCCTTCGACGCGGCGCCGAGGACCAAGCCCAGGGCCGCCAGCGCATTATAGACCTGGAACAGGCCGGCCAGGGGCAGCTCGACCTCGATTCGTTCCCCCAAAATGTCAAGCGTCACCCGTTGGCCATGGGGCAAAGGCGTGGTCGAGACCAACCGAAGCTCCTCGCCAATCCGGCCATAGCGCAGCAGGCGCAAGGAGCGGGCGCGGGCCATGGCAACTAAGGTGCCCGCCTCGGGAATGTCGGCATTGATCACCGCTGCCGCCCCCTCGGGCAGCACGTCGATGAACAGCCGGAATTTCGCCGCCCGGTACGCTTCCATGGTGCCGTGGTGGTCCAGGTGGTCGCGGGTGATGTTGGTGATGGCTCCGGCCGCCAGCCGCACGCCGGCCAGCCGGTCTTGCTCCAGGCCATGCGACGAGGCCTCCATCGCCACCGGCCCGGCGCCGGCCTGAGCCAACTCGGCCAAGATCCGATGCAGCACCACCGGGTCGGGGGTGGTGAGCGACCCCGGTCGGTCAAAGCCCGCCCCGTGCACTCCCAAGGTGCCCAGACTGGCGGCGCCGGCCTGCCCCAGATGACGCCACAAGGCCGCGGCAAAGGTGACCGTCGAGGTCTTGCCGTTGGTCCCGGTCACCGCGACCAGGGGCTGGGGCGTGGGGCCATAAAACGCGGCCGCCAGCAAGGCCAGGGCCCGGCGCGGTTCGCCAACGCCGATCAAGACCGTACCCTTGGGCACCTGGGTGTCGGGCAGGGCCAGCACCGCGCAGGCCCCGGCCGCCAGTGCTTGCGGGATATAACTGCGACCGTCCCCCTTCTGACCGACCAGTGCCGCAAAAAGCATGCCCGGCGCGACCGCCCGCGAGTCCGCGGTCAGGCCCGTCAGGGTGAGGGTCGGGTCAAGACCCGCCGGCACCGGCAGGCCCAGGACCGTGAAGGCATCAGCGAGCCGCAAGATGCTTGTCCTCCGTGGCGTCATCAAGCTTGAGCCCCACCTGGCGGATCAGGGTCGGGTCAAAGGCCCCGGCCGGCGACGTATAAACCGGGGCCACCCCCAGGATCGGCGCGATTTCGGCGATCAGTTTGCCAGCGGCCGGGGTGGCGTTCCAGCCGGCGGTGCGAAAGCCGTAGGTGCCTTTGACCGCCTTGGGGTCGTCGAGCACCACCAAAACGATGTAGCGCGGGTCGGTGATGGGGAAGCCGGCGACGAACGAGGTCAAGACCGCATCCTTGGCATAGCCGCCGCCGCGCAGCTGCTTTTCGGCCGAGCCGGTCTTGCCGCCCACATAATAGCCCTTGATGTCCGCCGACTTGCCCGAGCCCGCCTCGACGACCAAGCGCATCATGGCTCGCATGCGGATCGAGTTGGCCTCTGAAAAGACCCGGCGTCCCTCGGGGGGTGCGTTGGGATCGGTCTTGAGCAGGGTCGGCGCATGGTAAAGGCCGCCGTTGAGCAGGGCCGAGACCCCGGTGATCAGGTGCAAGGGCGTAACCGAGAGCCCATGGCCAAACGAGATGGTCATGGTATTGATCTCGCGCCAGACCTTGGGCACCAGGGGCCGACCGACCTCGGGCAACTCGAAGGGAAGGGGCTCCAGCAGCCCCATGCGCGCGAGAAATTCCTGCTGGCGCTCGGTGCCCACCACCATGGCCATGCGCGCCGAGCCGATGTTGGAGGAATGCTCCAAAATCTCGGGCACCGTCAGCCAGCGCCCCTCCGGGTGAAAGTCGGTGATGGTAAAGCGCGAAATGCGGATGGGATTGGCCGCGTCGAAGCTCTCCGTGATCCGCATGCCCGCATCAATGGCCATGGCGGTATTGAACACCTTGAACACCGATCCCAACTCATAAACGCCGAGTGTGGCTCGATTGAACCGGGCATCTTCGGTGGTTTCGCCGATCTTTTCCGGTTCATAGTCTGGCAACGACACCATGGCCAGGACCTCGGCCGTGCGAGCGTCCATCACCAAGGCGGCGCCGCCTTGGGCCTCGAAACGCGTAATGGCATCACTCAAAACCTGGTGGGCGGCATGTTGAAGGCGCAGATCCAAGGACAGGTGCAACGCCCCCTGACCCGAGGTCAGCGCGGTGTCGAACGACTTTTCCAGGCCCGCGATGCCGCGGTTGTCAATGTCGGTTGCCCCCACCACATGGGCCACCAGCCGCCCGGCCGGATAGACCCGACGCTCCGAGCGCTCGAAATGCAGGCCGGGGATGCCCAGGTCGTTGACCGCCTGCTGCTCCACCGGTGTCAGATTGCGCCGCAAATAGACAAAGGCCTTGCCCGGCACCAGCTTGGTCTTGAGGTCCTCGCTGCTCATCTCCGGGAACAAGGTGGGCAAAACCCGGATGGCGCGCTGCAAGTCGTGCTCGGGCACGGCCCGGGTGTCGGCGATCAGGTTGACCGTGGGCAGGTTGGTGGCCAGCACCAGCCCGTTGCGATCGACAATGTCGGCCCGATTCATGCGCACTTCCAGCGGCACCGGGTCGGGGGCGCTGGCCTGGGCCGGCTCTTCCGCCGCCCACGGTGCCAGGACCATCAACTGGACCAAGCGCCCGGTGACCACGCTGTAGGCCACAAGGAACAAGCAGGCGGTCACCAGCAGGCGCAAGCGCCCGGTTTCGATGCCGCGGCTGGAGGCGTTTTGCTCGCGTGGAGCACGCGGCGCCGGGCCCGAGCCCGGCAGGCGAATCTCTTCGCCAGGATAGGCAAAGGGGCGTCGACGTTTTTTAAACGGACCGATCATCGCGGGGCTCCCAGGCGGGCCAGCGTGGGCCGGGTGCCAATCGTGGCGTCGAAGTCGGGCTTGGGGTATTCAGAAGCGCCCCGAGCCGCCGGCTTGCCGCGCGGCGTGGGGGTGGCGTGGGCGCTCAGGGACTTGGCCGACGGGGCGCTCCGGGTGGCGCCCCCCCTTGCCGCCGGGGAGGGAGGCCGGCAGGCCCTCGCCAGTCTCGGCGGGCGGCAACGGCAACTGGTTCACGCTGACATATTGCTCAGGGCGGACCGGTTCGAGCCCCAGGTGGGTGCTCGCCAAGCGCTCCAGGCGCGATGGATCATTGAGGTAGCTCCATTCGGCACGCAAAACATGTAAAGATTCGGTCGTGCGACGAATGTCGGCGTACAGCCGCGCGAGTTCCTTTTCGCGCGCGCCGACCTCGTTGGCGACCAGAAACAGCCCGGTGCCCACGGTCATGATCAGGGCACCCCAGACCAGATGGCTGGCGCGGATCATGCATCGTCTCCCCAACGGCCTTGGGCCAGGATCCCCGTCAGGGCTCCCGGAACGAGAGAAGACTGGGGCTCGCCGACCGGCCACGCCGGGTGGGCTGTGCGTTCGCCCACGCGCAGGCGGGCCGAGCGAGCCCGGGGATTGTGGCGGGCCTCGGCCTCGCCGGGCTGGATCGCCCGCCGCGAGACCAAGGTAAAGGTCGGCTCGGGCCCCAGGACCGCCGCGTCTGGCAGGTGGCGGCTGATCCCGGCGCGCTCGCCGGCGCGCCCGCGCAAGAAGCTTTTGACCAGTCGGTCTTCCAGCGAATGGAACGAGACCACCGCCAGCCGGCCCCCGGGGGTTAGCAGGCGCTCGGCGGCGGTCAGGCCCCGGGTCAGTTCCCCCAGTTCGTCGTTGACCGCAACCCGCAAGGCCTGGAACGTCCGGGTGGCGGGATCAAGGCCATCGCCGCTCTTGCGCACCACGGCGCGCACCGCCTCGGCCAACTGGCCGGTGCGGGTGAACGGGGTGTCGCACCGGCGTTCCACCACAACGCGGGCTACCCGCCGGGCGTGACGCTCCTCGCCCAGGTGATAAAAGATGTCGGCGAGGACCGCCTCGTCCAAGGTATTGACGAGGTCGGCGGCGCTGGGACCGCTGGCGCTCATGCGCATGTCGAGCGGGCCATCGAAGCGGAAGGAAAAACCGCGCTCGGGCTGGTCGATCTGCATCGACGACACCCCAAGGTCCAAGGCGATGCCGTCCACCCGGGTGACCCCATGGGCCGCCAGCAGATCTTCCATGGCGCCGAAGCAGCCGGCCAGCAAGGTGAACCGACCGGGAAAGCGGCTTTCCAGGGCGGCGGCTCGGGCACGGGCCTCGGGGTCACGATCAATGGCCCAGACCGTGCAAGCCGCGCGCGTCAGCATCGACACGCTATAGCCGCCCGCGCCGAAGGTGCCATCGACGTAAATGCCGCCATCGCGCACCTCGAGGGCGTCGATGGCTTCATCGCGCAAAACAGGAATGTGCAGCGGGCTTGGCAGATCAGGGCGAGAGTCCGGGGCCGTGACGGTCTGGCTCATGGTGTCGCCCCCTTTGCCGGGCCAGACGCTGCCGGACGCAGCTTTTGGGCGCGAAAAGCGGTGTAGGCCTGCGGGTTCCAGATTTGGAACACCCGACCCAGGCCGACAAAAACAGCCGTCTCGCCAAGGCCCGCCGCTTCCAGGAGCGGCACCGGGATCAGCACGCGGCCGTTCGGGTCAAAGGAAAGCTCCTCGGACTCGGCCAGGATTTGATACACGGGTGCTGCCTGCGGATCGTCGAGATCCACGATGTCAGGGGTTAGGTCCGAAAGGCGCTCCAGACGATCCATGCCATATCCCTCGATGCACCCTCTTTCCGGGTCGGGCCGCACGACGATGCTTGCGTACCCCTCGGCCTGCAGCACGGCACGAAACTTGGCGGGAACGGACACCCGTCCTTTCTGATCCACCTTGTTTTCGTATGTGCCGATGAAAGGCCGCATGGCCCAGGATCCTCCCGTCGCACCGCTCAACCCCAGCCGCCGGACGGCCCAGGAAGTCTCGTGGTTGGCGGCGCTTGGCCGGTTACCTTGTCCCTGACCGGTGGATCCTGCCTTCGGAACAAGAATGGTATCTCATGGGATCCGATGGGCGTCAATGGGTCAGGGTGGAGTAGAATAGGAATATGTGGGTAAAACCGATGATGGAGGATGCGGATCCGAAGTAACAGGCCCAACAACCCGATATGGGAGAAAAACAAAGAAAATTGAAGCGGTTCTGATCTATGTTGCTCTAATGTTCTTTTTTTATTCTTTTTTCGTTCATATACCCAGGGGTGTAGCCCTGGTCAAAGGGCGAGGAATGGTCAGGGGGGGCGGGGAAAGAGGGGGAAAGTTCCAACTCGGAATTAACGCTCCCTAAGCGAGGGAAAGAGCCGATGCCAGCGGTAAAGGGGGATGTATGCACGTGAAAATAGTGGTTTCTGGTCAAAAATTCTGCCTTGAGGGGAATAGTCAGAAGCGTGAAAGGGGGTAAGTACAGGCAAGGTCGGAGGGGCTATTACTATCGCTTTCCGCATAGGCGTTGTTCCTCGGCTCTGCGGCATACGCTCGCGGAAATCGCCCGGAATCCTTGTTTGCGGCGAATCGCGATGGAGAAGCTCTATTTAGGCTCTTCTGGGCGAAATGGTTAAAAAAGTGCAAACGGCGCCGTTTTATTTGGCCATCCTCGGAAGGGAGCCTCCTCTTTCCCCGGTTCGGGGGGTGCGCTATAACCACCGCCCCGGTGCGCACTCAAGGAAAAGCCATGACTCAGACCCTCAATACCTTCCGCAGCGGCCCCGATGAACGGGGGCGGTTCGGCCCGTTCGGCGGCCGGTATGTGGCCGAGACTCTCATGCCCCTCATCCTTGATCTGGAAAAGGCCTGGGACTCGGCAAAAAACGATCCGGCGTTCCAGGCCGAGCTGGATGGGTATCTCAAGAGCTACGTGGGACGCCCGAGCCCGCTCACCCTGGCCCAACGCCTGACCGAGGCCCTGGGCGGAGCTCGGATCTATTTCAAGCGCGAAGACCTCAATCACACCGGCGCCCATAAGGTGAACAACTGCATGGGCCAGATCCTTCTGGCCCGGCGCATGGGCAAGACCCGCATCATCGCCGAGACCGGTGCCGGCCAGCACGGCGTGGCCACCGCCACCGTGTGCGCCCTGTTCGGCCTTCAGTGCGTCGTCTACATGGGCGCCACCGATATGGCCCGCCAAGCGCCCAATGTTTTTCGCATGAAGCTCTTGGGCGCCGAGGTGCGGCCGGTGACCAGCGGCTCGGGCACCCTCAAGGATGCCATGAACGAGGCCCTGCGCGACTGGGTGACCAACGTCGCGTCCACCTATTACCTGATCGGCACCGCCGCCGGGCCCCATCCCTATCCCGCCATGGTGCGTGACTTGCAAAAGATCATCGGCGAGGAAACCCGCGCCCAGATCCAGGCCGTGGAAGGGCGGCTGCCCGATACCGTGGTCGCCTGCGTCGGCGGCGGCTCCAACGCCATTGGCATGTTCCATCCCTTCCTCGACGATCCCAGCGTGCGCCTGATCGGGGTCGAGGCGGCCGGCGAAGGTCTGGATAAGCGCCATGCCTGCTCCATGGCCGGGGGACGGCCGGGCGTGCTGCACGGCAACCGCACCTATCTGCTGCAAGATGCCGATGGCCAGATCACCGAGGCCCATTCGCTCTCCGCTGGCCTCGACTATCCCGGCGTTGGCCCCGAACATGCGTGGCTCAAGGATGTGGGCCGCGTCGAATACGTGCCCATCACCGACGACGAGGCCGTGGACGCCTTCCAGCGCGTCACCCGTCTGGAGGGCATCATCCCCGCCCTCGAGAGCAGCCACGCCGTCGCCCACGTCCTCAAGATCGCCCCCGCCTTGCCACGCGACCACCTCGTGGTCGTCAGCATGAGCGGGCGGGGCGACAAGGACATCGCCACGGTGGCCAAGGCCATGGGCGCTGAAGCCCTGCTCAAGGAGATCGCGTCGTGAGTTGCTCGTCGTCCCAAGATCGTCTCGCTGCCTGCTTTGCCCGCCTCAAGGCCGAGGGGCGCGGCGGCCTC is a window of Pararhodospirillum photometricum DSM 122 DNA encoding:
- the trpB gene encoding tryptophan synthase subunit beta — protein: MTQTLNTFRSGPDERGRFGPFGGRYVAETLMPLILDLEKAWDSAKNDPAFQAELDGYLKSYVGRPSPLTLAQRLTEALGGARIYFKREDLNHTGAHKVNNCMGQILLARRMGKTRIIAETGAGQHGVATATVCALFGLQCVVYMGATDMARQAPNVFRMKLLGAEVRPVTSGSGTLKDAMNEALRDWVTNVASTYYLIGTAAGPHPYPAMVRDLQKIIGEETRAQIQAVEGRLPDTVVACVGGGSNAIGMFHPFLDDPSVRLIGVEAAGEGLDKRHACSMAGGRPGVLHGNRTYLLQDADGQITEAHSLSAGLDYPGVGPEHAWLKDVGRVEYVPITDDEAVDAFQRVTRLEGIIPALESSHAVAHVLKIAPALPRDHLVVVSMSGRGDKDIATVAKAMGAEALLKEIAS